One window of Aspergillus oryzae RIB40 DNA, chromosome 3 genomic DNA carries:
- the argB gene encoding ornithine carbamoyltransferase (ornithine carbamoyltransferase OTC/ARG3), with product MTCGLKLAAARYGNHTLRQKIPLNAVRRYTSHTATSTTPPTSPFAPRHFLSIADLTSTEFATLVRNASSHKRTIKSGSIPQNLLGSMTGQTVAMLFSKRSTRTRISTEGAVVRLGGHPMFLGKDDIQLGVNESLYDSAVVISSMVSCIVARVGKHAEVADLAKHSTVPVINALCDSFHPLQAIADFQTIYETFTPKAHRSDSLGLEGLKIAWVGDANNVLFDMAIAATKMGIDIAVATPKGYEIPAPMLELIKQASNGVSKPGKIIETNVPEEAVKGADILVTDTWVSMGQEAESIKRVKDFEGFQITSELAKRGGANEGWKFMHCLPRHPEEVSDEVFYSPRSLVFPEAENRLWAAISAMEGFVVNKGRIE from the coding sequence ATGACTTGCGGTCTGAAGCTGGCCGCCGCTCGTTACGGCAACCATACCTTGCGCCAGAAGATTCCACTCAACGCTGTGCGCCGATACACTTCTCACACTGCTACTTCTACGACTCCCCCCACCTCGCCATTCGCTCCtcgccattttctttccatcgcTGATCTTACCTCAACGGAGTTCGCAACCCTCGTCCGTAATGCATCTTCACACAAACGAACCATCAAGTCGGGATCAATCCCTCAGAACCTGCTTGGTTCTATGACCGGACAGACTGTAGCTATGCTGTTCAGCAAACGCAGTACCAGAACCAGGATATCTACTGAAGGGGCTGTGGTGCGCTTGGGAGGACATCCAATGTTTCTGGGCAAGGATGATATTCAACTCGGTGTCAATGAGTCCTTGTATGACTCTGCGGTTGTAATCTCCTCCATGGTCTCTTGTATTGTAGCCCGAGTCGGCAAGCACGCTGAGGTTGCAGACCTTGCCAAGCATTCAACCGTGCCTGTTATCAACGCTCTCTGTGACTCCTTCCACCCTCTCCAGGCCATTGCCGATTTTCAGACCATCTACGAAACATTTACACCTAAGGCCCATCGCTCTGACAGTTTGGGTCTGGAGGGCCTCAAGATTGCCTGGGTCGGTGATGCAAACAACGTTCTGTTCGACATGGCAATTGCTGCTACCAAGATGGGTATTGATATCGCCGTTGCGACTCCGAAGGGCTATGAGATTCCTGCCCCGATGTTGGAGCTCATCAAGCAGGCCAGCAACGGTGTCTCAAAGCCAGGAAAGATTATTGAGACCAACGTTCCTGAGGAGGCGGTTAAGGGTGCGGATATCCTGGTAACTGACACCTGGGTTTCCATGGGACAGGAGGCAGAGTCGATCAAGCGGGTGAAGGACTTCGAGGGCTTCCAGATCACTTCGGAACTTGCCAAGCGCGGTGGTGCGAACGAAGGCTGGAAGTTCATGCACTGCCTGCCTCGTCACCCTGAGGAAGTCAGCGATGAAGTTTTCTACAGCCCACGGTCCTTGGTCTTCCCCGAAGCGGAGAATCGGTTGTGGGCTGCGATCTCGGCCATGGAGGGCTTTGTTGTCAATAAGGGAAGGATTGAGTAA
- a CDS encoding ATP-dependent RNA helicase MTR4 (nuclear exosomal RNA helicase MTR4, DEAD-box superfamily) yields MDELFDVFEDQPQAVKPSDGAPKRPKKDKSKKRQVNGDVKESGATVEAKEPVAVVDTPVEETSEPEEGDAPTTDNNEQPDAKRPRLEKEPEPVVADLFETAQEREVAGSAGLQAANDSASVVLSHQIRHQVAIPPNYPYVPISEHKPPENPARVWPFTLDPFQQVSIASIQREESVLVSAHTSAGKTVVAEYAIAQSLKNNQRVIYTSPIKALSNQKYREFAAEFGDVGLMTGDVTINPTATCLVMTTEILRSMLYRGSEIMREVAWVVFDEIHYMRDATRGVVWEETIILLPDKVRYVFLSATIPNAMQFAEWIVKMHNQPCHVVYTDYRPTPLQHYFFPAGADGIHLVVDEKGVFREENFQKAMSTIADKKGDDPADAMAKRKGKGKDKKLNKGKNKGPSDIYKIVKMIMIKNYNPVIVFSFSKRECESGALQMSNLAFNDDSEKEMVSKVFNSAIEMLSEEDRNLPQIQNILPLLRRGIGVHHSGLLPILKETIEILFQEGLIKVLFATETFSIGLNMPAKTVVFTSVRKFDGFSQRWVTPSEFIQMSGRAGRRGLDDRGIVIMMVGEEMDPAVAKEIVRGEQDRLNSAFHLGYNMILNLMRVEGISPEFMLERCFYQFQNTAGVATLEKELAELEEKRANMTISDEGTIREYYDLRKQIRQFTDDMQAVISHPNYCLPFIQPGRLISIKHKDVDFGWGVVVNYKQRKAPKNSTEEPTPYQKYVVDVLLRIADGPSVGTKTFEDLPSGVRPPKEGENSRMEVVPVVLSCLQSISHIRIFLPKDLHSADSRNGVKKALDEVQKRFPDGIAVLDPIENMNIKDDNFKKLLRKIEVLESRLLSNPLHNSPRLPELYEQYSDKVETGSKIKATKKKISEAMSIMQLDELKCRKRVLRRFGFINEAEVVQLKARVACEISTGDELMLSELLFNGFFNNLTPEQVASVLSVFVFEEKSKETPALTRDELAKPLKEIQAQARIVAKVSQESKLAVNEEEYVQSFHWELMEVIYEWANGKSFVDICKMTDVYEGSLIRVFRRLEECLRQMAQASKVMGSEELESKFETALTKVRRDIVAAQSLYL; encoded by the exons ATGGATGAACTTTTCGATGTTTTTGAGGACCAGCCCCAGGCTGTTAAGCCCTCTGATGGAGCTCCCAAACGtcccaagaaagacaagagcaagaagcgTCAGGTCAATGGGGATGTGAAGGAAAGCGGTGCTACCGTAGAAGCAAAGGAACCTGTCGCCGTTGTCGATACCCCCGTTGAAGAGACTTCCGAGCCAGAGGAGGGCGACGCGCCCACGACAGACAACAATGAACAACCGGATGCGAAACGGCCGCGACTCGAGAAGGAACCGGAACCTGTGGTAGCCGACTTGTTCGAGACAGCGCAAGAGCGTGAAGTCGCCGGATCTGCAGGACTTCAAGCCGCCAATGATTCGGCATCCGTTGTGCTATCGCACCAAATCCGCCATCAGGTCGCGATCCCGCCGAACTATCCATACGTGCCCATCTCCGAGCATAAACCTCCCGAGAACCCGGCACGAGTATGGCCGTTCACCCTCGATCCGTTCCAGCAGGTTTCCATCGCATCAATacaaagagaggagagtgTGCTAGTTTCAGCCCACACTAGTGCCGGAAAGACCGTCGTCGCCGAATATGCTATtgcccagagcttgaagaacaaCCAGAGAGTTATCTATACAAGTCCGATCAAGGCCCTTAGCAACCAGAAATACCGAGAATTTGCAGCAGAGTTTGGAGATGTTGGTCTAATGACGGGTGATGTTACCATCAATCCAACGGCTACTTGTCTGGTTATGACAACGGAG ATTTTGCGGTCTATGCTGTACCGTGGCTCCGAGATTATGCGTGAAGTCGCCTGGGTTGTCTTCGATGAAATCCATTATATGCGCGATGCGA CCCGAGGTGTGGTCTGGGAGGAAACCATTATTCTGCTTCCAGATAAGGTTCGCTATGTGTTCTTGTCTGCCACAATCCCCAATGCCATGCAATTCGCCGAATGGATCGTGAAGATGCACAATCAACCTTGCCACGTTGTTTATACCGATTACAGACCGACACCCTTACAACATTATTTCTTCCCTGCTGGTGCCGATGGAATTCACCTGGTTGTAGACGAGAAGGGCGTGTTCCGCGAAGAAAACTTCCAGAAGGCTATGAGTACTATTGCGGACAAAAAGGGCGATGACCCAGCGGATGCTATGgccaagaggaaaggaaaaggcaaagataAGAAGTTGAATAAAGGTAAAAATAAGGGCCCAAGCGACATCTATAAGATTGTCAagatgatcatgatcaaaAACTACAACCCTGTGATTGTCTTCAGTTTCAGCAAGCGTGAATGCGAGTCAGGTGCTCTGCAGATGAGCAACTTGGCCTTTAATGACGACtctgagaaggaaatggtTTCCAAGGTTTTTAACAGTGCGATTGAAATGCTCTCGGAAGAGGACAGGAACCTCCCCCAGATTCAAAACATTCTACCTCTCTTGCGCAGAGGTATCGGTGTCCACCACTCTGGTCTCCTTCCCATTTTGAAAGAGACCATTGAAAttctcttccaagaaggtctCATCAAAGTTCTTTTCGCTACTGAAACATTCTCCATCGGTCTTAACATGCCCGCGAAAACCGTTGTTTTCACAAGCGTTCGCAAATTCGACGGTTTCAGTCAGCGCTGGGTCACCCCGTCAGAATTTATTCAGATGTCCGGTCGTGCTGGTCGAAGAGGTCTCGATGACCGAGGTATTGTTATTATGATGGTTGGTGAAGAGATGGATCCCGCTGTAGCCAAGGAGATTGTTCGTGGTGAACAAGACCGACTGAATTCGGCGTTCCATCTGGGCTACAACATGATTCTGAACCTCATGCGTGTAGAGGGTATCTCACCTGAGTTCATGTTGGAAAGATGTTTCTACCAGTTCCAAAATACCGCCGGCGTTGCCACTCTTGAAAAAG AGCTTGctgagttggaggagaagagggccaACATGACTATTTCTGACGAAGGAACCATTCGTGAATACTACGATTTGAGGAAACAGATCCGCCAATTCACCGATGACATGCAGGCGGTTATAAGCCATCCCAATTACTGCCTACCCTTCATCCAGCCTGGACGCTTGATCAGCATCAAGCACAAGGATGTGGATTTCGGATGGGGTGTCGTTGTCAACTACAAGCAACGCAAGGCCCCGAAGAATTCGACCGAAGAACCTACGCCGTACCAGAAATATGTTGTTGACGTTTTGCTGAGGATCGCCGACGGGCCGTCGGTCGGCACTAAGACCTTTGAAGATTTGCCGTCCGGCGTCAGGCCGCCAAAGGAGGGCGAAAACTCCCGTATGGAGGTGGTGCCGGTAGTTCTCAGCTGTCTCCAATCTATCTCTCACATTCGAATTTTCCTCCCGAAGGATTTACATTCGGCGGATTCAAGGAATGGGGTGAAGAAGGCTCTGGATGAGGTGCAAAAACGCTTCCCAGATGGCATTGCTGTGCTTGATCCGATTGAGAACATGAACATCAAGGATGACAACttcaagaagctgcttagG AAAATTGAAGTGCTTGAATCTCGTCTCCTCTCTAACCCATTGCACAACTCGCCACGTCTGCCGGAACTTTATGAACAGTACTCGGACAAGGTTGAAACTGGATCCAAGATCAAGGCcaccaaaaagaagatctCCGAGGCTATGTCGATCATGCAGCTTGACGAGCTAAAGTGCCGTAAACGAGTGCTTCGTCGGTTTGGATTCATCAACGAAGCCGAGGTCGTGCAGTTGAAAGCCCGTGTGGCCTGTGAAATTAGCACGGGTGACGAATTGATGCTCAGCGAATTGCTTTTCAACGGTTTCTTCAATAACCTTACACCTGAACAAGTCGCTTCGGTGCTGAGTGTGTTCGTTTTCGAAGAGAAGTCCAAGGAGACCCCTGCCCTAACACGGGACGAGTTGGCGAAGCCCCTCAAGGAAATCCAGGCGCAAGCCCGAATTGTTGCCAAGGTTTCTCAGGAGTCAAAGCTCGCTGTCAATGAAGAGGAGTATGTGCAGAGCTTCCATTGGGAGTTGATGGAGGTTATATATGAGTGGGCGAATGGCAAGTCCTTCGTTGATATCTG TAAAATGACGGATGTTTACGAAGGCAGTTTGATCCGAGTCTTCCGCCGATTGGAAGAATGTTTACGACAGATGGCACAGGCCTCCAAGGTCATGGGAAGCGAGGAACTTGAGAGTAAATTTGAGACCGCCTTAACCAAGGTCCGCAGGGACATTGTTGCCGCCCAGTCCTTGTATCTATAG
- a CDS encoding DUF3984 domain-containing protein (predicted protein), whose amino-acid sequence MELSQSGGGFRSRRSYPSLNHASLAPLTSRFPIDDDVEHQDYFTPRAEDSESYYSAHDIPAKTSYLSSYSVPGTPGLLSHSRSGSRARHHQRSKSSTRAHLSDTNLQGQDDAQPPHHQAPKMKRHSSRHHPSDSASRRDAEWMLRAGIALASSTREEKGQSWLAKRESSTSLVDEGNYDVESPGHFNKVTRKSRSGRSTPAASRSRVVSRRGSRPDLIMTGLEMTSARQGDSGSLESPALDVRHFVPDFVDERIRAEMAIIQQEEYTSDSDEYSDSEDDIDEQEMQRLTRERGFGLGSWFDRMVEWTVFGVDDWPLSYSSGPVDQVPKNVEWAEPGVADEDDDQVSISGRTDRTDGASTISDFEDPAVTEKPGDQGGWEDAWWLFGVMKRALL is encoded by the exons ATGGAG CTTTCGCAGTCCGGGGGCGGCTTTCGCTCGCGCCGCTCCTATCCCTCACTAAACCATGCCTCCCTAGCTCCATTAACATCTCGATTCCCTAttgacgatgatgtcgaGCACCAGGATTACTTTACTCCAAGGGCTGAAGATTCTGAGTCCTACTACAGCGCTCATGATATCCCCGCAAAGACTTCGTATCTTTCCAGTTACTCCGTCCCCGGTACCCCAGGTCTATTGTCTCACTCCCGCAGCGGGTCCAGGGCCCGACACCACCAGCGGAGTAAAAGTTCGACCCGCGCACACCTGAGCGATACCAACCTCCAAGGTCAAGATGATGCTCAACCACCTCACCACCAAGCGCCGAAGATGAAGCGACACTCATCTCGTCATCACCCGTCAGACTCAGCTAGTCGTCGTGATGCAGAGTGGATGCTTCGCGCTGGGATCGCACTAGCTTCCTCGACccgagaagagaagggtcaAAGTTGGCTCGCGAAACGGGAGAGTTCGACTAGTCTGGTTGACGAAGGTAACTATGACGTGGAATCACCTGGTCACTTTAACAAAGTGACTAGGAAATCCAGATCCGGGCGGTCAACCCCGGCGGCATCTCGGTCGCGCGTTGTCAGTAGAAGAGGCAGTCGGCCTGACCTTATCATGACTGGTCTCGAGATGACTTCTGCTAGACAGGGTGACAGTGGCAGTCTTGAAAGTCCTGCGCTTGATGTGCGACACTTCGTCCCGGATTTTGTGGACGAGCGTATCCGTGCAGAGATGGCGATTATTCAACAGGAGGAATATACCTCCGACTCTGACGAGTACTCTGACTCGGAGGACGACATTGACGAGCAGGAGATGCAGCGCTTGACCCGAGAGCGCGGCTTTGGGTTGGGCAGTTGGTTCGATCGCATGGTGGAATGGACAGTATTCGGTGTTGACGACTGGCCACTGTCTTATTCCAGCGGACCTGTTGACCAGGTTCCCAAGAATGTCGAGTGGGCAGAGCCTGGCGTCgctgatgaagacgacgaccAGGTATCCATATCAGGACGGACTGATAGGACTGATGGTGCGTCGACCATTAGCGATTTTGAGGACCCCGCGGTGACGGAAAAACCAGGCGACCAAGGGGGCTGGGAAGATGCATGGTGGCTATTTGGGGTTATGAAGCGTGCGCTGTTATGA
- a CDS encoding Elongator subunit IKI3 (IkappaB kinase complex, IKAP component), which translates to MRNLKNVRLAEVQLQSELPLTATAWDTASDAVICTFGPTESNPVIELRRKRQDAYFSEPVGADVFECIASWDAPCPLPDLPCDRVLSLHYFADNLSACLVLEGGDIVIVREEPLPGEDKIEILGSVDVGITAAAWSPDEELLALTTRANTFLYMTREFENVAEITFTPEDLKASQHVSVGWGKKETQFQGKRAKALRDPTVPERVDEGKLSSNDDRRTTITWRGDGAYVAVNSIEEGTRRAIRVYSREGTLDSVSEPVDGLEGALSWRPYGNLIAGIQRRDDRVDVVFFERNGLRHGEFTLRLTEEEMSSWASDIHLTWNVDSTVLAVQFKDRVQLWTMGNYHYYLKQEFPVAVNSSCPNPFAFKWHQEKTLRFVAGASESILDAEFVFDVSHGSTIVPNDVGAVAVIDGKNLKLTPLRLAGVPPPMAHNELILDSNVIDVAFSKSGTRIAVLTKDCFSIFMWSLKTRPVAAPILESSYPLSDALDSRPRQLAFINENEVYILKSRGPNNANIERTTLETRTTKIAYQAGESEQLVSIFPSLNHEALWISHISQYGQPIAYSTISMPSTEEFVAAPYTQGPSVDTYWANAVQLSEDEHLLISMTKTGALYANKTLLAKNCTSFLVTQSHVLFTTSQHLLKFVHLTRAEDMEVPPDTPETDERCRSIERGSRLVSVIPSVFAVVLQAPRGNIETTYPRALVLAGIRSFIDRKNYRSAFLTCRSQMVDMNIIHDYAPEQFMESVPLFIDQVKRVDFIDEFLSRLSEEDVSETLYKDTLKTPKADDNLVPATKAPAKGKVNRICDAFLAALDKKIDTNLHNLVTAHVVKSPPDLEAGLQLVARLRDQSSEQAEDAVEHMCFLSDAHRLYDTALGLYDLELTLLVAQQAQRDPREYLPFLRKLQQLPELRRQFEIDNYLGRWAKALGHLHVLNAHDELRAYAIKHVLYKDAIDLYKYQQEQLRDMTNLYADYLYDQSKYKEAAIAYESLSLYTDAYQCYQRVHLWRESLYCAIMVPLSEEKLKAHALELATTLIEENKDYVSAAHIHAEHLHDVPLAARLLCRGSRFADATRLLALHGKQNLVPEIVDTGLADAMGSMTDLLADFRSQLNAQVPRIVELRVRRATDPLAYFGGDPTMGGDMGVDIPDNVSLAPTDASTLAGRSMFTRYTGKTGKTGKTNMTRQTSKTRRKEERKRASGKKGTVYEEEYLVNSVRRLIERVNSTVSEVETLVSALLRRGMRERAAAIEKAMQEVLKLCTDSRVEVFGAVASPGGEQTDGAEPETNVNTAEEVSPRGGQRAFADSIAATLGVREAPAVKELKQSALLN; encoded by the exons ATGCGCAACTTGAAAAATGTTCGCCTCGCCGAGGTGCAGCTTCAGAGTGAGCTGCCATTAACAGCTACTGCTTGGGACACTGCCTCGGATGCAGTAATTTGCACTTTTGGTCCTACTGAGAGCAATCCAGTTATTGAACTTAGGAGAAAGCGTCAAGACGCCTATTTCTCAGAGCCCGTAGGCGCAGATGTGTTTGAGTGCATCGCCTCATGGGACGCACCATGCCCTCTGCCAGACCTCCCCTGTGACCGAGTACTCTCTCTCCATTATTTTGCAGACAACCTTAGTGCCTGTCTAGTACTTGAAGGGGGTGATATCGTCATTGTCCGTGAAGAACCTCTTCCAGGGGAGGACAAGATTGAGATTCTGGGCTCGGTTGATGTGGGCAtcactgctgctgcttggtCTCCAGACGAGGAACTCTTAGCTCTAACCACAAGAGCTAACACATTCTTGTACATGACCAGGGAGTTCGAGAATGTGGCTGAAATTACCTTCACTCCAGAGGACCTCAAGGCGTCTCAACATGTCTCCGTTggctggggaaagaaggaaacacagtttcaaggaaagagagCCAAGGCTCTTCGTGACCCGACGGTCCCTGAAAGGGTAGACGAAGGAAAGCTGAGCAGTAATGATGATAGGAGGACAACTATTACCTGGAGAGGAGATGGTGCCTATGTCGCGGTAAATAGTATCGAAGAGGGTACTCGTCGCGCAATCCGCGTATATTCTAGAGAGGGAACCTTAGACAGTGTGAGTGAGCCAGTGGATGGGCTGGAAGGGGCCCTGAGTTGGAGGCCTTATGGTAATCTTATTGCCGGTATCCAACGACGTGACGATCGAGTTGATGTTGTATTTTTCGAAAGAAACGGCTTGCGTCACGGAGAGTTCACACTTCGCCTCACTGAGGAAGAAATGTCATCCTGGGCATCGGATATCCACCTGACCTGGAATGTCGATTCGACGGTACTCGCTGTTCAATTCAAAGACAGGGTCCAGCTCTGGACAATGGGTAACTATCATTACTACTTAAAGCAGGAGTTTCCTGTGGCCGTGAACTCCAGCTGCCCAAATCCTTTTGCCTTCAAGTGGCACCAGGAGAAGACACTGCGCTTTGTTGCAGGCGCTTCAG AGTCGATATTGGACGCGGAGTTTGTGTTTGACGTCTCTCATGGTTCGACTATTGTGCCAAATGATGTTGGAGCTGTTGCTGTCATCGATGGAA aaaatctcaAGTTGACTCCGCTGAGGCTTGCGGGTGTCCCGCCACCTATGGCCCACAATGAGTTGATATTGGACTCGAACGTTATTGACGTCGCGTTCAGCAAGTCGGGCACGCGTATTGCTGTCCTGACGAAGGATTGTTTCTCTATATTTATGTGGTCCCTCAAGACTCGCCCAGTGGCTGCACCTATTCTTGAGTCGAGCTATCCGTTGTCTGATGCTTTGGACAGCAGGCCTCGGCAACTTGCCTTTATCAATGAGAATGAGGTTTATATCCTCAAGAGTCGTGGACCGAATAATGCCAACATCGAGCGAACGACTCTGGAAACTAGAACAACCAAAATCGCGTACCAGGCGGGCGAGTCGGAGCAGTTGGTTTCAATATTCCCATCCCTCAACCATGAGGCACTGTGGATTTCTCACATCAGCCAATATGGACAACCAATTGCCTACTCCACCATTTCTATGCCATCTACAGAGGAATTTGTAGCAGCCCCGTACACGCAGGGTCCTTCCGTCGACACATATTGGGCCAATGCCGTTCAGCtatcagaagatgag CATCTTTTGATCTCTATGACAAAGACTGGCGCCTTGTACGCGAATAAGACTCTGCTTGCGAAGAACtgcacctccttcctcgtgACCCAATCCCACGTCTTGTTCACTACTTCTCAGCACCTCCTAAAATTCGTTCACTTGACCAGGGCAGAGG ACATGGAGGTCCCTCCTGATACGCCAGAGACCGACGAGCGTTGCAGAAGCATTGAGCGTGGTTCGCGCTTGGTGTCGGTAATACCTAGTGTGTTTGCCGTTGTGTTGCAGGCACCTCGTGGTAATATCGAGACCACATACCCCCGTGCTCTTGTCCTAGCGGGCATCAGGTCCTTCATTGACCGCAAGAACTACCGCTCGGCTTTCCTTACCTGCCGCAGCCAAATGGTAGATATGAATATTATTCATGACTACGCCCCAGAACAGTTCATGGAAAGTGTCCCATTATTCATTGACCAAGTGAAAAGAGTTGACTTCATCGACGAGTTTCTGTCCCGTCTAAG CGAGGAGGATGTCTCTGAGACCCTGTACAAAGATACGCTGAAAACACCTAAGGCGGACGACAATCTGGTACCTGCCACTAAGGCCCCGGCCAAGGGTAAGGTTAATCGGATCTGTGATGCCTTCTTGGCTGCTTTGGACAAGAAGATCGATACTAATCTGCATAATCTTGTCACGGCACATGTTGTCAAGTCACCACCAGACCTTGAGGCTGGTCTTCAACTGGTTGCACGCCTGAGAG ATCAGAGCTCcgaacaagcagaagatGCAGTGGAACATATGTGCTTTTTGTCCGATGCCCACCGTTTATACGATACTGCGTTGGGTCTATACGACCTTGAGCTCACATTGCTTGTTGCCCAGCAAGCTCAGCGT GATCCTAGGGAATACCTCCCATTCTTGCGCAAGCTACAGCAGCTGCCTGAGCTTCGACGACAGTTCGAAATTGATAACTATCTCGGACGATGGGCCAAGGCTCTGGGACATCTTCACGTGCTTAACGCTCATGATGAGCTCAGGGCGTATGCTATCAAACATGTTTTGTATAAGGATGCCATCGATCTCTACAAATACCAGCAAGAGCAACTACGCGACATGACCAATCTCTACGCCGACTACCTCTACGATCAATCCAAATACAAAGAAGCAGCCATCG CTTACGAATCCCTTTCCCTATACACCGACGCCTACCAATGCTACCAGCGGGTCCATCTCTGGCGCGAATCCCTGTACTGCGCAATAATGGTCCCATTATCAGAGGAAAAGCTCAAAGCACACGCACTGGAATTAGCCACCACCCTGATAGAAGAGAACAAAGACTACGTCTCCGCAGCACACATCCACGCAGAACACCTCCACGACGTCCCCCTGGCCGCCCGTCTCCTGTGCCGCGGTTCTCGCTTCGCCGACGCAACACGCCTCCTCGCACTGCACGGCAAGCAAAATCTCGTCCCGGAAATCGTAGATACAGGTCTGGCAGACGCTATGGGCTCCATGACCGACCTTCTTGCCGACTTCCGATCTCAGCTGAACGCCCAAGTACCACGTATCGTGGAACTGCGCGTTCGTCGCGCTACCGACCCGCTGGCCTATTTCGGAGGTGATCCCACGATGGGAGGAGATATGGGTGTCGATATCCCAGATAACGTGTCCCTTGCACCTACGGATGCTTCTACACTTGCCGGTCGCAGTATGTTCACGAGGTATACTGGCAAGACGGGAAAGACTGGCAAGACGAATATGACGAGACAGACTTCCAAGACTCGTCGGAAGGAAGAGCGTAAGCGTGCTAGTGGTAAGAAGGGAACAGTGTACGAGGAAGAATACCTGGTGAACAGTGTACGGCGTCTTATCGAAAGAGTCAACTCGACGGTGTCTGAGGTCGAGACTCTTGTTAGTGCACTGCTCCGACGGGGCATGCGGGAGCGTGCCGCCGCTATTGAAAAGGCTATGCAGGAGGTGCTCAAGTTGTGTACTGACTCTCGAGTCGAAGTGTTCGGTGCCGTCGCTTCGCCAGGAGGCGAACAGACTGACGGCGCTGAGCCTGAGACTAATGTGAATACTGCTGAAGAGGTCTCACCGAGGGGTGGTCAGCGTGCTTTCGCGGACAGCATTGCGGCTACCCTAGGTGTTCGAGAAGCACCGGCAGTCAAGGAGCTGAAACAGTCGGCGTTGCTGAACTGA
- a CDS encoding cut8/STS1 family protein (predicted protein): protein MNSLVATPPVPPHFYEYSRLSSSRPMSTPTYTPNSRKRKADDDGNDHDGRMSASPTSSPAFTPRSLPSRNMKRARPNVSGRPLSLPRLLETLDTDALRGVLRSMCERHPGLVDEVVHTAPRPSVSSALQVLRNYQSTLQSSFPLGGNPASDYAYNRVRQPLSNLLDALSDFTPHFLPPNEIQPSLSLNYLDGATEIIHALPRWHTPQNNIERDSAYDEICKAWILVIREAAKRGGGIQLQYGGWDQKLAKHNQNSGGKLQAAVNELGASLGWMHGPETQSHASPGGNDFGSIREQLLSGTYGLGTPVKVGPW from the exons ATGAACAGCTTGGTGGCTACACCACCTGTGCCTCCACACTTCTACGAATATTCCcgtctttcctcctctcgtcCAA TGTCTACACCAACCTACACCCCTAATAGCCGCAAGCGGAAAGCCGACGACGATGGTAACGATCATGATGGACGAATGTCTGCCTCTCCGACGAGCTCGCCAGCCTTCACACCGAGGTCTCTTCCAAGCCGGAATATGAAACGGGCCCGTCCGAATGTCAGCGGCCGACCCCTGTCACTTCCTCGTTTGTTAGAGACCTTAGATACAGATGCTCTCCGGGGGGTCCTTCGGTCGATGTGTGAACGCCATCCGGGGCTAGTTGATGAAGTTGTTCATACTGCTCCTCGCCCGAGTGTGTCTTCTGCGCTTCAGGTGCTTCGAAACTACCAATCTACTCTCCAATCCTCCTTCCCCTTGGGCGGCAACCCAGCATCCGACTACGCTTATAATCGAGTTCGACAACCTCTATCCAATCTTCTGGATGCCTTGAGCGACTTCACACCGCACTTCCTACCACCTAACGAAATTCAACCTTCTTTATCTCTAAATTACCTAGATGGCGCCACTGAAATTATTCACGCATTACCACGATGGCACACACCCCAGAACAACATAGAGCGGGACTCTGCATACGATGAAATCTGCAAGGCCTGGATCCTTGTGATCCGGGAAGCTGCCAAACGCGGCGGAGGCATTCAGTTACAGTATGGTGGTTGGGATCAGAAGTTGGCGAAGCACAACCAAAACTCCGGTGGTAAACTGCAGGCGGCCGTCAACGAGCTTGGAGCCAGCTTAGGATGGATGCACGGACCTGAGACCCAAAGCCATGCAAGCCCAGGTGGCAATGACTTTGGGTCCATCCGGGAACAGCTCCTGTCCGGCACATACGGACTGGGAACTCCAGTTAAAGTTGGGCCATGGTAA